The following proteins are co-located in the Deinococcus aerolatus genome:
- a CDS encoding antibiotic biosynthesis monooxygenase family protein: MITVMNRIAVSPEYAGQFEERFRERARLVDGMPGFVSNQVLRPVNPSDPYVVLTLWESRAAFEAWTSSDAFVQGHARSGSLPAEAFSGPNKLEIHEVFQDSSRPDLTPEPRGTQFSPH; this comes from the coding sequence ATGATCACCGTAATGAACCGCATCGCCGTCAGTCCCGAGTACGCCGGGCAGTTTGAAGAACGTTTCCGTGAGCGTGCCCGTCTGGTCGATGGAATGCCGGGGTTTGTCAGCAATCAGGTGCTGCGGCCGGTGAATCCCAGCGATCCCTACGTCGTGCTGACCCTGTGGGAGAGCCGCGCGGCCTTTGAAGCCTGGACCAGTTCCGACGCCTTCGTCCAGGGGCACGCCCGCTCCGGCTCGCTGCCGGCGGAGGCGTTCAGCGGCCCCAATAAGCTTGAGATCCACGAGGTCTTTCAGGACTCCAGCCGTCCCGATCTGACGCCCGAGCCGCGCGGGACCCAGTTCAGCCCACACTGA
- the rsgA gene encoding ribosome small subunit-dependent GTPase A → MLEAILPSGLDALGWGPDFEDAYQGFRAALPAGEREQVTPVRVVGVQRQTFQVRGLHGEQEARLAGSQRHAGALTPAIGDWCVLEPVPEGAGRLLGVLPRRTTFARALGAAEDTRRAQAVRQQVIAANVDLVLIVTAPDADFDLERLERYVQAVQHSGARPVLVLNKADLHADTDWWVGGLRGLGPDLEILVTHAEGGEGLEGVRALLQEGVTLALIGSSGVGKSTLTNALLGRLAAPTGEVRESDQQGRHTTTSRTLYLVPGGGLLIDNPGLRDITVWDADTADFGELEALAAQCRFRKCTHTTEPGCAVQAAVQAGEVSPARLAAFQRGNRRGRR, encoded by the coding sequence ATGCTGGAGGCCATTTTGCCGTCCGGGTTAGACGCGCTGGGCTGGGGTCCCGATTTCGAGGACGCCTACCAGGGGTTCCGCGCCGCATTGCCGGCCGGGGAACGTGAACAGGTGACGCCGGTGCGGGTCGTCGGGGTCCAGCGCCAGACGTTTCAGGTGCGCGGCCTTCACGGGGAACAGGAGGCGCGGCTGGCCGGCAGCCAGCGCCACGCCGGAGCGCTCACGCCCGCCATTGGCGACTGGTGCGTGCTGGAACCGGTGCCGGAGGGAGCCGGCCGGCTGCTGGGCGTGCTGCCCCGGCGCACCACTTTTGCCCGTGCGCTGGGCGCGGCCGAGGACACCCGGCGGGCGCAGGCGGTGCGCCAGCAGGTCATCGCCGCCAACGTCGATCTTGTCCTGATCGTCACGGCACCCGACGCGGACTTTGATCTGGAGCGGCTGGAACGCTACGTTCAGGCCGTGCAGCACAGCGGGGCGCGCCCGGTTCTGGTGCTGAACAAGGCCGACCTGCACGCCGACACGGACTGGTGGGTTGGGGGGCTGCGCGGCCTGGGACCGGACCTGGAGATTCTTGTCACCCATGCCGAGGGTGGCGAGGGACTGGAGGGGGTGCGGGCCCTGCTGCAGGAGGGGGTCACGCTGGCGCTGATCGGGTCGTCCGGCGTGGGCAAGTCGACGCTGACCAATGCCCTGCTGGGCCGCCTCGCCGCGCCCACCGGGGAGGTGCGGGAGAGTGACCAGCAGGGCCGGCACACCACAACCAGCCGCACGCTGTATCTGGTGCCCGGCGGCGGCCTGCTGATCGACAATCCGGGCCTGCGCGACATCACCGTCTGGGACGCGGACACCGCCGATTTCGGGGAACTTGAGGCGCTGGCCGCGCAGTGCCGGTTCCGCAAATGCACCCACACCACCGAACCCGGCTGTGCGGTGCAGGCGGCCGTGCAGGCCGGCGAGGTGTCACCGGCGCGACTGGCCGCGTTCCAGCGTGGTAACCGGCGGGGGCGGCGCTAG
- a CDS encoding ABC transporter ATP-binding protein: MLEVRDLSVNYGHFTALHAISLTVNPGEIVVLLGANGAGKSTLFRTLSGLQRPSGGTATWKTTSLTGGKPEHNVAHGVAQCPEGRLLFPELSVEKNLRLGAFVHRKDAAGTARELERVYTLFPDLVGKRHAPAGSLSGGQQQMVAIARSLMARPELLLLDEPSLGLAPMVVEQVFAAIGRVNEAGVSVLLAEQNAYAALDIAHRGYVMESGVLTLQGTQQELMTDDRVRSAYLGV, translated from the coding sequence ATGCTTGAAGTTCGCGATCTGAGCGTTAACTACGGCCATTTCACGGCCCTGCACGCGATTTCCCTGACCGTCAACCCCGGCGAGATCGTGGTGCTGCTGGGGGCAAACGGCGCGGGCAAGAGCACGCTGTTCCGCACCCTGTCGGGCCTGCAGCGCCCCAGCGGCGGCACGGCCACCTGGAAGACCACGTCCCTGACCGGCGGCAAGCCCGAACACAACGTGGCGCACGGCGTCGCGCAGTGTCCCGAGGGCCGCCTGCTGTTTCCCGAACTGAGTGTGGAGAAGAACCTACGGCTGGGCGCGTTTGTCCACCGCAAGGACGCGGCGGGCACCGCCCGTGAGCTGGAGCGCGTCTACACCCTGTTTCCCGATCTGGTGGGCAAGCGACACGCCCCTGCCGGCAGTCTGTCGGGCGGGCAGCAGCAGATGGTGGCGATTGCCCGCTCATTGATGGCCCGCCCCGAACTGCTGCTGCTGGACGAACCCAGCCTGGGCCTCGCGCCGATGGTGGTGGAGCAGGTCTTCGCCGCCATCGGGCGCGTCAACGAGGCCGGGGTCAGCGTGCTGCTGGCCGAGCAGAACGCCTACGCCGCCCTGGACATCGCGCACCGGGGCTACGTGATGGAAAGCGGCGTGCTGACCCTGCAGGGCACCCAGCAGGAACTGATGACAGATGACCGGGTCAGGAGCGCGTACCTGGGGGTGTAG